Genomic DNA from Brassica rapa cultivar Chiifu-401-42 chromosome A04, CAAS_Brap_v3.01, whole genome shotgun sequence:
CAGTCTTATTTTGTCACTTCTCTTCTCAGACCGCAGATCCGTAGACCACTTGACACCGTTTTTGTCCAACAGTGTCATTCTAGTTTCCTCATTGATGCTATGCCTCCTGGTAAATTGTACAGGAAGATACTGCAACAAAGAttccaaaaaaatatgattCAAGACTTAGATAGAGTGTAATCCGACAAACTGCATGTCAATGAAACTGACCAGTGTAGATTTTTCGACTTCGTAAGGTTTGAGAGTTAAGGTCACAAACAGGTTTTGGAATGGTGAAGATGATGCTTTCCACATAGAACTAGTCTTCTTGAAGCTTTTAGATTCTGTGGAAAGAGGCTCTATTTCATCACCTTCTGAGCTATCTTCAGACTCTGTGGAGGAGGGAGACTTACGTAGAACAAGAGTTCCtcctctttggatcagtttgaACGTGAAGAAACTTCCAGCTCTATGTCCATTGACCCTACAGAAGCGTCTCCAACCTCGTGTGATATACATAGTTCCACATGAActcttttgttttaaatttaacGTCCATGATGTGCCCTTTTCATTCATCAGAACAATCTCTCCACTTCTTGTCTCTAGACCATTTGCCCTTGCAAAAATCTTTGGAATATACTGAAAAGAAAATGGTTTTTGATCGAAATCAGACCCTTTAATGAGAGCTTTTGGTTCAAATTAGGAGTAGATACCAGCATATCATATCGCAGGCTTGAAGGCGTGACATTAACCACATAAGAAGATGGATCTAGCGTACATGACTCTGCTTCTCTTTTGTTATTCTTCTTCACTTCCTTCTTGCTTTGAATCTTCACTGCAAAAGGACAAGAATAAAACTTCAGTCATGTGTTGAATGTTAGTCTCGAAGTCACAGTTATTACAGAACAAAACTCACCAAGCTTGTTCTTGTCGTCCAAACACGCTCCATATTGTATCTCACAGCAACTAGGTCCAAACAGTGTAACGTGGAAAGCCATGTCTTTCTCTTGTCTGAAAATAACAATGTCACCAACTCGTAGATCATGTGCGAGAGCAAACTCTTTCCAACCGTCAGTGAGTCTCAGGCCGTCTTCTATCTTCACTTTCCAGGTTATCTCCGACGTGTCTGATCTCAGCTTCGCCGTGTTTTTATGCTCATTTCTTCCTTCTATATGCTTGGAGAAGAAGGCTACAGGAATTTTCTAAAGCAACATGCAAATACAAAAGCAGAACCATCAAAGAGATAGAGAAAGATTCGAAAGGAAGGGGAGAGATTGAGTACCAAGTGGCTGTAGAAGCCGGGAAGAAGAGGCTTGAAGAAATGTTGATTCGCCATATTCTCAAAGTTCCTTTACCTCTTACCATCTACACTGCAACTTCATAGTGGAAAGAGTGTAATAAACGCAACATTTAACTAAGATCAGAGagcttttaattaattttgtgtcTGACTTTTTTCCTGAACTTCGAGACGGTTTCCATTGGTGAAAGCTACCAATGATAGTTAGTAGCTTAATGTACATATTTATTGTTGAgctatttgtttgtttttcttattcTGTTTATTCATTAAAGGGTTTGGTTTCAGAGGAAGACTTGTGAACTCTACATTCAAAAGTGACTTTGACTTCAAAAATTAGTAGTCAGCTGAAGTAACAGAACAAGCATGCATGAACTGAAGTCCTCTTAacactttctatttttttatttaaaaaaaaaacatttactcAGGTTGTTCTGATTATCACTGGAGACCATGTGGAACACTAGTTTCTGTTTATATTAAGTTACTAGCAGAGTCAAATGCAAGAATAGGAGTTGTCTTGAGTATGTCATAGTGGAGAAGGATGACACTGCAGATAAGACTTCAGAAGCTATGGCAAAAATAAAACTGAATTTCTCAGAACAGTACCAACTGGAGAGACATGACCCATCTTACTAACCAGCTATAGACATGCCACCAATGTGACACACCCAAGAACACAGCCGCTTTGAGAGGTTTATGAGACAACCATTTATATAGACAAGTTGATAGTTTAGATCCAACAAATGACATTAATTGATTTCTCTTAGTCGTCCATATTATAAGTGTTACTTAAATTGCCTGGCCAGCCGGTGAACAAAATAGAGTTCTTGACTCAGTCCACAACCATCCTGAATCTCTTTAGCCCTGCATGAGAAATATATATGCCTATAGAAAGATATTCTCAACAAACTTAAAAAATTCATCATGGAATGCTCACAAATTTTGGCAGCATGGCACTCAGAAGGCATATAAAACCTCTTTTCATGCACACTGAATTTACAAAGTTGCTGTCTTGATTATTATGATCAGTGTTGATATATGTTTCTGGCAGATATTCTGTGTAGCTGATCCTTGTTATGACAAAGCACTGCAACAGTTTTAGAGCTTcctttttggtttggtttctgaAGAGAAATTAGAGCTAATGGATGGAATGTATTGGCTTAGCAAGTAAACTCTTTTACATGAATGTGACAGGAActagttttgtctttttttgtaTGAGTTACTGTCTTTTTAATGAAATCTCTAAtgtcaaaaatatgaaactgaAAAGTATATACTTCTAGGAGATTCAAAAATCTTTTTTGTTGTATATCATCAAACACAGACCACAAATTATTAAGAGTGGAAGATCACAATGTCCTCTCACAAGAAAATAAATGAGTAAATTGAcgacaaaaaaggaaaaatggtaaaagaaaatatattaaatcaaccaaaaaaataataaaatcataacttTAAGCTTCTCTATTAGGGTTTTTGTGTTATGCCGCCTCCTATACtcactatatatataactcgagtttctcttcttttcttaaCATCCTGTTTCTACTCTTCTCTGATATTAGCGGCGGCGGATTGAACCAGTAATTGCATCCGGGTTGACTGCGTTCAATTTTCTTTCGCTTAAGGTTCGAAGCTTATTTGGTTATGATTCTGATGAAAACTGTCCGATGCCACGTCGACGATAGCTATTCATGGCTGTGATCGTCGATGCTACATTGGACATAAACAGATGTTTGTGTTTCGCTTTTCTGATAGGAACCTGTTGATCGATCTTATGATCTACGGGGCCATTTCGGcggttacattttttttttgttaatcaaaattgtattttatttgatttatggGGAAAGTAATCGATGATGATTATTGCAAAAATATGGAATTACCGTCTGAGTTACTTTGATGTGAAAAACGCTGGCTTTACTGAGATTACTTCCCaaaaagatttgtttttgttttgttttgtgaatttgattttgtttccaGAGGACAGTGACGATTAAAAGGTCTCGTTCGTCGTAATATCGGCCCTAAAAGGTCTATTTGCCGACCATTCTGTTATATTATCTGAGtcctaattgttttttttttttaaattgttctAGCATCGGCCGATGATTAAATCGATTAAGACAAGCATATGTCTAAATTAATCCGTGTTGATAAGCCTAATCATCTTAATGAGGCCCATCTATTAGCTCTAGCATTGTTTGGTTTAATTACGAAGGAGGGTCAAGTGAGGAATAATAATGCATAGTTCAGATGATATAATCTCCATGATTACATAACAGTAGCAATAGTCTTTCGCTCCTATCTGATGACCCTCTCTTTACAACTTTGAGTTTTgatgtttggttttgtttttttttcttctcctttGGATGGATTATGTTGCTCTGAGAACATTTTGGGTGGCCTCAGGTATCTACCTTGTCCGTAACAGAGTGAATACAACCATTGATGATACTATCAGACGAGTGTTGTTAAATCTTGATCCTTGCAACGTTGAGATTGAAATTCATTTGGGCTTTGGCACAAAAGAATTTGTTACTTCGGTTATCAGATATCCTTGTTGGGTTTCATTCAAATCTAATCACTGATAAGAGTATCCAGGAACATTGTTTTGCTATGGGTTGACTTCATCAAGCTTTTGTCTTTTTTGATCATTACAGTCGAAGATCTTATTTGCATGTATGAGCGAAAGATGATCATTAAAGAgactgaaggagaagaagacaaataAATGCATATCCAATTGGCTATCCTGGTCCCCAAATAAATGCTCATCATCCTCTTTAATGATACAATCCTGCCTTCCAATTACAGTATCTTATTTTGGGCGAAAggtactaacaaaaaaaaaggaaggtaCTAACAAAAAATAAGCAACtattaaaattacatttttgtaGTAGAATTAAGGCCTAAAAGTTGATGTTTCACAAACTATCAAAATTACCTTTTATCTCAATGCCTTAAATGTTTCTTTAAGTGTCCGTCTCTCTTTGGTGTTGATTTTGTGTGTGATGTTCGAGTATCTTCTACTTACGGTAAAAAAACATTCACAAATcccgttgacaaaaaaaaaaaacattcacaaATCCCAAACTATCAAAAAGGCCAAACGTTGATTCATTTTAATACGTCATTGGAAATTAAAAAAGCTAAAACATAGTACAAAGATACAGTTTCATTTGGTCTCATGCTACACCTTAGAGAAGAACTTGAGGACACATCTTTTGTCTCCTTCCCATATCAGCTTTAACATGATCGATTCACCTGTCTTCACACAGTTAGCTTTGAAGAATTCTTGCCAACCTCCTACCAATCTTATTTTATCAATATTAGTTTTCTCAGACCGCAGATCCGTAGACCACTTGACACCGTTTTTGTCCAACAGTCTCATTTTAGTTTCCTCATTGATGCCGTGCCACCTGGTGAAGCGTAAAGGAAGAAACTGCAACAAAGATTCAAATAAAGACTCAGCAGAATGCCAACACACGAATGGCTTGGAGTTATGATACTAACCAGTGAATACTTTTCAAGATTGAAAGGTCTAAGCGTTAGTGTCACAAATCGGTTTTGGGATTGTGAAGATGAAGCTTTCCATGTCGATCtatgtttcttgattttttcGTCATCTTGGCTGCTCTCTTCATCGCTTTCTGGTTCTGTGGAAAGAGACTCCACTTCAATAGCTTTTAATGagcaatcttcttcttcttcttcttcagtctcTTTAGATGACAAACGTAGAGCCAGAGTTCCTCCTCTTTTGATCAGTTTGAAAGTGGAAGAACTTCCAGCTCTAAGTCCATTGGCACTACAGAAACTTCTCCACCCTTGTGTGATATACATAGTTCCACATGATATCTTACGTTTCAGATTTAGCTTCCATGATCTACCCTTCTCATTCATTAGAACAATCTCTCCACATCTTGCCTCTAGGCCATTTTCCCTTGAAAATTTCATTGGAAGACCCTGAaaaattcatttataataatacaaCATGAGTTCTATCTAATTCACACCATTGGTATATTTTTATCATTCAAAATTAAGAGTAGATGAATACCAGCGTGTCATAACGTAGGGTTGCACGCGAGATATTAGCCACAAAACAAGAGGGGTCTAGTGAAGAAGACTCTGCTTTCTTCCTCTGAATCTTctctgaaaaaacaaaaaaattaagtgGTAAGTAATGTAGCAGTCAAACTTATCCATGTTCCAAAACAAGCACCATTAGTATGACAAAGAGCACAACTCACCGAAGTTTCTTTCTTCTGACTCTGACTCTGACTCTGACTCTTTAGAGGACAAAAGAAGAACCGGAGTTCTCCCACTTTGGATTAGTTTGAAAGTGTAGACGCCTCCAGTTTTAAGCCTATTGGCAATACAGAAACGTCTCCACCCACGTCTGATGTAAGTAGTCCCACTTAGCTTTTGTTTTAAAACCAAAGTCCATGGTCTACCCTTTTCATTCATCAGAACAATCTCTCCTCCACAGCTTGTCTCTAGACCATTCGCCCTCACAAAACTCTTTGGAAGGTTCTGAAAATACATTACAATACAAGATATATACCATAGCTTAGTTTTAATACAACATATGTTTAAATGAAGAGTAGCATACCAATGTGTCATAACGTAGGGACGAAGGCcatatattagttttaaaacAAGATGGATCtagtgaagaagaagactctGCTTCTCTTTTTGAATTCATTTTCTTTGGAATCTTccctgaaaaaaaagaaaagaaaatatctcAACATGCAAAGTAGTCAAATTGATTCTCTCTGCTTCTGCATGCATATTATTACAGTTTAAACTTTGTTACTTGAGAACATTTCTTACAAGCCAGTCTGAGATTCAGAGATTTAGACGGGGACAGAACACAACTCACCGAGGTTGTTCTCCTCTTCTGAACACGACTCATACTGAATCTCACAGCCACTAGGTCCCAAGAGTGTTACATGGAAAGCCATGTCTTTCTCTTGTCTGAAAATGAGAATGTCGCCGATACGGAGATCGTGTGCAAGAGCGAACTCTTTCCAACCTTCAGTGAGTTTCTTGCCATCTTCTATTTTCACTTCCCATGTTATCATTGACGCGTCTGATCTCAGCTTCGCCGTATGGTGCTCATTTGTTCCTTCTATATACTTCAAGAAGAAGGCTACAGGAATTGTCTGAAGCAACATGCAGTTACAACACAGAAACCATCTCTTGGTTGGCTTATCAGAGAGACATAGACATATATAGAAAAAGGGAAAGAGAGGAAGTACCAAGTGGCTGTGGAAGCCAGGAAGAAGAGGCTTGAAGAAACCTTTATTCGCCATCCTCATAAACTTCAGAAGCTCTGAGTCTCTCGAATTCTAGTAGGCTACATTCTAGACTGAAAATAGTGTAATAAACCAACTTGAAGACGCCGATCATTTATTGTAGagcttattttttttgtttggtttctttaATACTCCTATTTATTGTAGACCTGCTTCCTTTCCCTAAAGCCTTGGTCTCTCCACTGTACATATTTCTGTTTCTAACATATTTTTGCATTTATTAGTCTTCTGAGAACATAACTTAAGTACAGGAGCTGCTCTGGCATGTTCATTTAGTGAACTCCAACGTGAAGGATTCTCCTAACTGTTGGCCATTTcgggtatgaatggtgaccaggGAACGGCgggaaaaatacaaattttcggttttggcgagaaatcacgtttttgcggttttggcgagaaaccacgtttttgcggttttggcaagacaacatgttttttttgcggttttggagggaaacacgtttttgcgacTTTTGTGGGAAAACAAAATtattcggttttggcgagaaaacgagATCTTTCGTTAttggcggaaaaatgcatttttgcggttttggcgggaaaacatgttttttttgcggttttggcggagaAACatgtttttggcgggaaaacgtgttttttgcggttttggcgggaaaacaagattttccggttttggcgggaaaacgagatttttggttttagcgagaaaagacgtttttttgttttggcgtgAACACGTATTTGCaattttggcaggaaaacgtGCTTTgtgttttggtggaaaaatgtgttttggtgTGTTAGcgtgaaaacatgtttttttgtgattttggcatgaaaacacgtttttcgaattttgcggaaaaacacgtttttgcaattttggtgggaaaatgagtttttggagttttggcgggaaaaaatagttttaaggtTTTCGAgggaaaaaatagttttaaggttttcgcgggaaaacatgtttttatagttttttcagtatgtgacaaaaatgatattatgtttaggtttgtaattttgtgaattacattagggacataatagacattataccattttgaatgaacaatctccattcaaatgatccaaattgACTCAGTTgaataaactttaaaattaagccTAGATTTCCAAAAGTCATCCGGATGATTCATCTGAATGAATTGTACTTTTAATGcttaaataaacaaaactttCATCTTCATCCAGATGACTCATCTAGATGAAGAAACAAACAGCCCAATAGACATATATGGAAAAGGGGAAAGAGAGAATGTACTAAGTAGGTGTTAAAGCCAAGAAGAAGAGGCTTGAAGAAACGTTTATTCGCCATATTCGAAAGCTTCCGAAGGTTTTAAGAACTCTACTCTATTTATTATATGTAGAGCTTGTTTCTTTTCACTATATTTATTGAATACTTATTTTCTATTAGATATTTAAGACGTTCAGTCCGCGTTCAACTAATCCATTtaaggcttcgaatggtaaATGAAGATCATACAGATCAAGCAGATCATGGAGATCAAACAATAGATCAAGCGGGACAAGTGCAGATCAAGCGGATCATGCATGAGAGAAACAGATCAAAtcgatcaaataatttattataacttatgaatgacaaaatcagtttaaaactatagatcatatattaaaacaataaaaattacaCCTAGGTATCTAAACAAATATCTTAGATGTTATAGGATCGACCGAAATGcctgtaaatattttataagctacttatacttcttttattttctttttaggtgatcaagatttttttttgagagaACCGGTAGGTTACACTAATATTAAACTTTTGGTTAAATTTACCACCGGTAAACTCTCTACCAGTGGGTGTAAGATATTTGAAACGGTAATTAGTCATGAAAATTATTTGATCGTAAAACTCAATAAAACATGTTCTCGGTTAAGATTTCATTTAAATTTGTCTTCTCTCAATAGATTTACAAAATTTCAATCATTTACctatatattatctattttaaaacataaaaaagataTTAACTACTTACCCTTGTTGATATTTACGTAGGAAGATTTATATCTTCTTCCTTTGAAAATGTTGTGTTTTGTCGGTGATTGAACGtcatgtttataattttaaaacaacacaaagAGTATTAGTGTAAACTATATAGTTTGAGCTAATCATTGtacattatttataaaatcagctaaatatattttaaagttaagtgtttgtaacaaaattatttattatcaaaaagaaaaaaaagtacatCAACACTACCAAATGTTAGCGGGTAAGATTTGCATGCAGATCTCCCGTTTTTTccacaaaaagacaaaaatattgaaatgcATGCTGATCTCCCGCTTAAACTGCttttgcaaacaaaaaaaagtgaatGGTGAATACATTACGGGAGAACTGCACGCGTAGGAGAACTGCACTTGTCTCAACATTTTACCGGTTCCGAAGACCCGAACCAAAACTGATCTATAAATACATATTTGGATCCGGGTCCATGCTAAAGTATTTGTTGGTTTTTTTAGGACCCGcagatttcggttcggatttggatcCTATCCGAGACCCAAATGAATATCCGAAGTACCTGtaaattattgtatatattgtGTATATTTGGGTAACTGagtatatttttgatattttgggtattttttaaaagttttgggGTCGGGTTTTTGGGTATAATTTTAGATTTAgggtaaaattttaaattttcagaaaatatagttttggtatTCGGGTAAAATTCAGGTATTTTTTGGGTTTCTGGATATGATTTAGGATAATTTTTTAGGTATTTTTGCGGGTTTTCAGGTATTTTTATAGTTTTCGGGTTTCGGGTCCAGTTTGGGTATTTCATGTTTTTTTAGATCCTAAATACCTGAACCGATCTGGATCTAAAATATACCCAAAAGTTACAGATAATTTACGGATATTAAAATTAtagatccgaaccgatccgGACCCAACAAAACTTGATCCGAAACCGGTACGGAAAATTATATGTACCTATATAGGTCCAAATTTTCAGGATCCAAAGAATCCGAACCCGAGAAGATCCGAACCGAACTCGTAGGGGTGGGCATTTGGGTCAGGTATTctggattttcgggtatttcggtatagaggtatagaacccgttcggatatttcttTACTTTGGGTCGGGTTCaagtatttttagttcgggttcAGTTaattcggatcgggttcggatatttagattttgaaaaaaaaattaatttttcatttctcaaatttttgtatttaaaaatataactttcacttaactaatttttttatttttaatagattaaatggttaatacatttggacataacattttgaaactaatgacattaatttggttattttttaaaaaaaaaattggatgtaactttttgttaattcttgaaataaaaagttttacatgcattttaagtgagtagcaaatcattttatCCGTAATtctatgtatatcatatgaacttaaagtatatgtagtatcaatataaatatgttatataaaatgagagatgtaaactagaaatatatggttaattatacatatgtttggttatcttcggatatccatttgggttcggatattatccgttcgggttcggatatccaatctcttctaattcaatacccgtttgGATATTTTGCTATTTCGGTTCAAGTTTTTTGGATCGAATTCGGGGGCGGCTTCgaatatcgggtaaagtgcccacccctacgaACTCAAACCGAATACTCGATTCCCATGCCTAAATCCGTTCATGGAAGTTTTAGGGTCTGATTGTTCTTAGAGGTTTTAAATTAGTcgtaaaatatttaaagctaGATTTATTTAAGTTAGACTTTAAGCTATCCAAAGTTATTAAAGCATGTCTTAAATTTTCGCTAACAGATTTCTGACGAATTACAGAACTTTTGTTAagtattttcaatttatagAACTTTTACATAGTGGATATATTGTTTCTTCGGAAATCTGTTCGAAAACTtcgtttgaaaataaaattgttcAGCGGAAAATCGCACATAACAGATACATTTTTATGTGAAAAACTTtctgatgaaaaaaaaaatcgttgaAAAATCCCGGTGAAATTATGACAAATTCAGACAGATCTGTATTGGTCGATATTCTGTCAGAAATTTTAACTGATCTGTATTTTGTTGCAGTCGATtgactatatatatttaaccatATCCTGCATTGGAAGAGCGAAGGAAATTCTGAGCATCAACAAAGAGGGTGGGCTAGGTAAATACCTAGGCTTACCTGAGCATTTcggaagaaaaaagaaagatctCTTCACATCCGTGGTAGATAGAATCAGACAGAAAGCATTGAGCTGGACTACGAGGTTCCTGTCAAAAGCCGGCAAACTCACAATGTTAAAGTCAGTACTCACGTCTATCCCCAACCACTCTATGTCATGCTTCTTATTACCAGTCTCACTATGCAAAAGAATCCAGTCTGCATTAACGAGATTCTGGTGGGACGGACCTGATGGGAAAAGGAAAATGTGCTGGGTTTCTTGCGATACTCTAACAAAACCAAAGGCTCAAGGAGGACTAGGCCTAAGAGACATCCAACTGTTCAACCAAGCCCTATTGGCAAAACTAGCATGGAGAATCCTCACAGCTCCTAACTGCCTACTTGCTAGGATCTTAATTGGGAAATATTGTCACAACAAAAGCATCCTAGAAGTATCGGTACCTGCAGTATGCTCTCATGGGTGGCGCAGCATTCTCCACGGCCTAGAACTCCTAAAGCCACAGCTGGGGAAGGCAATTAGAAATGGTATGTCTACAAAGGTATGGCAAGACTCCTGGATCTCTTTGGATAAGAATGTGAAACCAATCGGCCCCTGCACTGAGGAAGTGTTAGACTTGTGGGTTTCAGACATCCTCACATCAGACCTCAAATGGAATCGACGAAGGCTAGAGGAAATCTTACCGTCGTTGGCGTCACAGATTCAAACCATAAGACCAAGCACCAAAGGAgcagaaaatatttttgtttggcAACCCTTGCAATCAGGAGTGTACTCCGCCAAGTCAGGATACTCTACAGCCTAAGCACTCAAACATCAGCAAACACCGCAAGAGGAGAACCAAGAGTTCCGCTGGGTAAAAGACATATGGTCTGGACTCTTCTCCCCTAAACTCAAAGTATTCCTTTGGTCCACCATCCAAAAAGCACTCCCAACTGGCGAGAATCTGCAGAATAGAGGCATCACATCAGATCTCACTTGCCCAAGATGTAAGGAAACAGAGACGTCAATGCATATATTTTTCAACTGTCCTTTTGCAAGGAAAGTTTGGGAAGCTGTACCTTTAAGACAAGCGATCCCCACATCTGCGGAGGACACAATAACATCGATGATGGTCAAGTTCAGAAGAGCCCTATGCCTCCCACCGACTGGAGTTCAGAACCCAATCCTTCCCTGGATCCTCTGGTCCATATGGACAGCTCGCAACAAACTCCTCTTCGAAGACAGAAACATGCTACCTGAGGAGATCACATCAGGAGGATTTAGGCTTGCGAGAGAGTGGAACCAAGCACAAGAGCCAAGGAACTCACCAAAGAAGCCAGTATATGCTCCAGAGGTGAGCATCGACGGGAGGACAACGTCTCGAAACCATAGCGACGACAGCGCGATCATCTGCACA
This window encodes:
- the LOC103864570 gene encoding B3 domain-containing protein REM14-like, with protein sequence MANQHFFKPLLPGFYSHLKIPVAFFSKHIEGRNEHKNTAKLRSDTSEITWKVKIEDGLRLTDGWKEFALAHDLRVGDIVIFRQEKDMAFHVTLFGPSCCEIQYGACLDDKNKLVKIQSKKEVKKNNKREAESCTLDPSSYVVNVTPSSLRYDMLYIPKIFARANGLETRSGEIVLMNEKGTSWTLNLKQKSSCGTMYITRGWRRFCRVNGHRAGSFFTFKLIQRGGTLVLRKSPSSTESEDSSEGDEIEPLSTESKSFKKTSSMWKASSSPFQNLFVTLTLKPYEVEKSTLYLPVQFTRRHSINEETRMTLLDKNGVKWSTDLRSEKRSDKIRLVGGWKEFFKANCVEMGESIIVKLIWDGDTSCVLKFCSKV
- the LOC103864569 gene encoding B3 domain-containing protein REM14-like isoform X1, with amino-acid sequence MRMANKGFFKPLLPGFHSHLVLPLFPFFYICLCLSDKPTKRWFLCCNCMLLQTIPVAFFLKYIEGTNEHHTAKLRSDASMITWEVKIEDGKKLTEGWKEFALAHDLRIGDILIFRQEKDMAFHVTLLGPSGCEIQYESCSEEENNLGKIPKKMNSKREAESSSSLDPSCFKTNIWPSSLRYDTLNLPKSFVRANGLETSCGGEIVLMNEKGRPWTLVLKQKLSGTTYIRRGWRRFCIANRLKTGGVYTFKLIQSGRTPVLLLSSKESESESESEERNFEKIQRKKAESSSLDPSCFVANISRATLRYDTLGLPMKFSRENGLEARCGEIVLMNEKGRSWKLNLKRKISCGTMYITQGWRSFCSANGLRAGSSSTFKLIKRGGTLALRLSSKETEEEEEEDCSLKAIEVESLSTEPESDEESSQDDEKIKKHRSTWKASSSQSQNRFVTLTLRPFNLEKYSLFLPLRFTRWHGINEETKMRLLDKNGVKWSTDLRSEKTNIDKIRLVGGWQEFFKANCVKTGESIMLKLIWEGDKRCVLKFFSKV
- the LOC103864569 gene encoding B3 domain-containing protein REM14-like isoform X2, with translation MRMANKGFFKPLLPGFHSHLTIPVAFFLKYIEGTNEHHTAKLRSDASMITWEVKIEDGKKLTEGWKEFALAHDLRIGDILIFRQEKDMAFHVTLLGPSGCEIQYESCSEEENNLGKIPKKMNSKREAESSSSLDPSCFKTNIWPSSLRYDTLNLPKSFVRANGLETSCGGEIVLMNEKGRPWTLVLKQKLSGTTYIRRGWRRFCIANRLKTGGVYTFKLIQSGRTPVLLLSSKESESESESEERNFEKIQRKKAESSSLDPSCFVANISRATLRYDTLGLPMKFSRENGLEARCGEIVLMNEKGRSWKLNLKRKISCGTMYITQGWRSFCSANGLRAGSSSTFKLIKRGGTLALRLSSKETEEEEEEDCSLKAIEVESLSTEPESDEESSQDDEKIKKHRSTWKASSSQSQNRFVTLTLRPFNLEKYSLFLPLRFTRWHGINEETKMRLLDKNGVKWSTDLRSEKTNIDKIRLVGGWQEFFKANCVKTGESIMLKLIWEGDKRCVLKFFSKV